In Leptolyngbya sp. NIES-2104, the genomic window GTTCCATAATGTCCCGTTTTGCCTTTGGGTGCGAGATCTAGGACATGATCGCGTGCTCCAAGCGATAAACCTGGTGAGATTGTTAGGGCTGGAAGTGGAGACGTGGCTTTGAGATCTCGAATTGCTTCATCGACAACCGCGACACCTTCTTGAGTTTCTAGAGCGAGATAGCCAGGAAGTCTTAGGATGTTGCCTTTGAAGTAGTGCCGAAGTTCTGCAAGTTCGGCGGCATAGGCTTGGGGATTTGAGCGGAGGCGATTGGTTTCGTTTACGATCGCAGTTTCAATCTCAACCGAGTTATTTGAGGCAGGCTTCGAGACGGGTTGAGACGCAGCTTTAAACGTAGGTTTGTTGAGAACGGATGCTTCAAAAGTGGGGGCGACTTGAGCAGGCGTACGCTGACTAAACATCAGGGTAGCAGTACTCAACAGAACAGCGATGAGCCGTTCAGGTTTTGTCACTCGGATCATTCAGTTCTCCTCAAAACAATGATCCCGTGAAGGATCAGTTGGACGCTGCTAGAGTGCCCAGATTGAGAAGAAAGATGATTAGGAATGCTTCTCTATGAGTCGCTTCAGAGGAACTTGACTAATGAGCGTTGCAGATAGAATCAATGCTGCACCGATAAAGCCTCGAATTCCTAGTGCTTCATGCAGCCAGAAGAACGAAAAGATACTGGCGAAAACAGGTTCTAATGTGTACAACAACGCAGCTTCAGAAGCACTGATCCAGCGTTGAGCTTGTGTTTGCGTCCAAATGGGAACAGCGGTAATGATTAGCCCCAAGTACAGCAAGATAGGGAGGTAAGGAATCGTTCCGGCAAAAGGAGCCTTGCCGTTGAAAACTGCCCAGATAATCCCTAACAGTGCTGCCACGGTAAGCTGAACGGCAACGAGCGGTAAAGTGGGATGTCTGGGCGTGATCGCTTCCATTGCCAGAATGTAGAATGCAATCCCGATCGAGCATCCCAAAGTCAGAAGATCCCCGATTCCGAATCCGCCGCCTTCCCAGGATAGGATTGTGATTCCAGCGATCGCGATTCCCACTGCTACTAGGATCTGCTTCGGTAACTTCCGTCCTAACATCGTGCCAAACAACGGAACCAAAATCACATTTAAGCTAATTAAAAAGGCAGAACGATTTGCAGAAATTGTCTCTAAGCCGATTAGAGCTAACAAACATTCGCCAAAGTAGAGGATGCCGAGAATTGCACCATCTCTGAGCAAGTTAGCATTGACCTGACGCAGATAAGGAGAAAATGCGATCGCAGCAATACTAAAGCGACTTGCCAAAATAATCGGTGTAGGCAAATCCCTTGACATCCCTTTGAGCAATGCAAAAGAAGTTCCCCAGATAGCAGTGGTCAGAATTAGTAGAAGAACACCTTGACTGTGTTGTGGCTTAGAAATCGCTCTCATAACAGTAACTCGATCGGTAAGTCTTCATGGTGCCGAATCGAAGATAGAAACCACAAACGATAACGTGAATCTCATGTATCAGTGCATTCGATAGATGTGTCGAGGATTTATTTTCTTTTTTTGCGACAATGCAAAGATGTGATTGGTGATCGATATGAGCTTAGATCGCTTGAGTCAACTCAAACTTTCACACCTGCGAATTTTCGCTGCGGTTGTGGAGTGTGGAA contains:
- a CDS encoding DMT family transporter translates to MRAISKPQHSQGVLLLILTTAIWGTSFALLKGMSRDLPTPIILASRFSIAAIAFSPYLRQVNANLLRDGAILGILYFGECLLALIGLETISANRSAFLISLNVILVPLFGTMLGRKLPKQILVAVGIAIAGITILSWEGGGFGIGDLLTLGCSIGIAFYILAMEAITPRHPTLPLVAVQLTVAALLGIIWAVFNGKAPFAGTIPYLPILLYLGLIITAVPIWTQTQAQRWISASEAALLYTLEPVFASIFSFFWLHEALGIRGFIGAALILSATLISQVPLKRLIEKHS
- a CDS encoding CAP domain-containing protein, which codes for MIRVTKPERLIAVLLSTATLMFSQRTPAQVAPTFEASVLNKPTFKAASQPVSKPASNNSVEIETAIVNETNRLRSNPQAYAAELAELRHYFKGNILRLPGYLALETQEGVAVVDEAIRDLKATSPLPALTISPGLSLGARDHVLDLAPKGKTGHYGTDGSNPFQRMNRYGTWQGVAGENISFSPIATARWHVMQLVIDDGVKNRGHRKALLNPDYRLTGSACGGHSVYGQMCVMTYTKEYTEGNVQGRR